In Sediminispirochaeta bajacaliforniensis DSM 16054, the genomic window CTGTACCGAGGATTTTCTACTTTGGCAGATGGAACAGGCCGAGGCCTTTGATCTCGGCGTACAGATCCATGTTTCCGAGACCAGGTGGGAGGTCGAGCAGTCCCTTAGAGAGCATGGACTCATGCCCCTTGTCTATCTCGATAAGATAGGCTTCCTTCGTCGGCCGGTGATGGCGGTTCACTGCGTGCATTTGACCGAAGAGGAGATCGACATTGCGGTCAGAAAGGGTGTTGTCCCTGTCTACAATCCTAAAAGTAATATGAAGCTAGGCAGCGGTGTTGCCCCTGTTTCCCGAATGATCGGAAAAGGACTTCTTCCGGCTCTTGCCACCGATGGTGCCGCTTCCAACGATCTCCTGGATATGTTTGAGGAAATGCGCTGCGGTGCAGGATTGCAAAAGGCCTTTTGTCTGGATCCGAAGGCTGTTAGCGCGGAGGATATGTTTCGCATGGCCACGGAAAACGGAGCCTCTGCCCTTGGACTGAACAGTGGCACTCTTGATCCCGGTAAGAATGCGGATTTTGTCCTTCTCGACATGAAAAAGCTTTGGTCCTCTCCTGTGCACGATCCCGTCCAGAATCTTGTCTATTGCGGTACCCCTTCCAATGTCGAAAGTGTCTTCATCGGAGGTAAGGCGGTTCTGCGGGACAGATGTTTTACCAACATTGACGAAGAGGGAATTCTTGATCGTGCTTTGAAACTTTTCGAAGCAAAATTCGGTTCGGTTCGTGGGAAGGGCTCCCTGACGGCTGAATTTTGAGCAGATGTTTTATGATGGAGAGTGTGTATGGATAAAAACGAGATTGGGCAACGTATTATCGAACTGAGAAGAACGCTCCACCGGCAGCCGGAACTCTCCGGTAAGGAATTCGAAACGGCGAAAACCATTGCCGCCTTTATGAGGGAAGCCGGCGCCGAGGTCTCTACCGGTATCGGAGGAACGGGGCTTAAGGCCGTTCTCCGAGGAAAACAGCCGGGGAGAACCATCGGATTTCGAGCCGATATGGATGCCCTTCCTGTGGATGAAGAGAATGATCTGCCGTACAAATCGCAGGTTCCGGGGGTGATGCATGCCTGTGGTCACGACAGTCACGTTGCCTCTGTGGCGGGAGCTTTTCTCTATATGAAGGAATTTTTGACCGGAGGGGTTCCGGAAGAGGGTAACATCGTCTTTATTTTTCAGCCTGCAGAAGAGCGCCCTCCGGGTGGTGCCCGATTTATGATTGAGGAAGGGGTTCTGAAGGAGCCCAGGATCGATGTGATGGTGGGACTGCACAATAGCCCCAACTTTCCTGTCGGCATGGTGATTGTTCCCGAGGGAGCGGTTACCGCAGGAAGCGATCTTTTCGAGCTCATCATTAAGGGCCCCGGCGGGCACGGTGCCCGACCAGAACAGTGCGCCGATACCGTGCTGATGGCATGTCATTTCGTTGTCCTCCTTCAGTCCATGGTAAGCAGAAAGTATACTCCCGGCCAGTGGCCTGTTATCTCCGTCGGTTCCATATCCGGAGGCAAGGCTCACAACATTATTCCCCAGGAGGTTAAGGTTACCGGTACTGTCCGCTCTTTTCGGGACGACGGCATGAGAATCAAGGAGGAGATGGAAACGATTCTTGACTCCCTTGTCAACCTTTTCGGGGGCGAGTACTCCATCTCCTACCGTTTCGGCTACCCTTCGGCGGTGAATGCCCCCGGAATTTCGGAATTGGTACGGCAGACGGCACGGGAACATGACTTTTTCCGCTGGGTGGAAACAAATCTCGACCGTGCCTATGTTTCCGAGGATTTCGGCTACTTCAGCAGTGAGGTTCCCTCCTGCTATTTTACCTTCGGTGTGGGGGATGATCGGAAGGAGAGTCCTGGCCAGCTGCATACCGGTCGTTTCATCATGGACGATTCGGTCTTGCCTCATATTTCGTGCCTGCTCTGCAATATCGGCTTGAAGTATCTAAGTTCTGGTGCGGAGCTTGGGAGCGAAGAGGCATGAAGCGTATCATTCATCACCCCATTCTCGGTGAAATGGAAGAGAAAAAACTGGTCACTATTTTTGTCGACGGTAAGAGAATACAAGCCCGGGAGGGAGAGCCTATTGCAGCCGCCCTTCTATCTGCGGGAATAGATGTTTTTCGGCACACAAAAAAAGGATCTCCCCGTTCTATCTTTTGCGGAATCGGTCAGTGCACCGACTGTTCGATGATCGTCGACGGTGTTCCCAATGTTCGCACCTGTGTCACCCTAGTGGCGGACGGAATGATTGTGGAAACCCAAGAGGGGGTCGGCGTTGCCAATCTCTAAGATAGTTGAGGATGCCGACCTTCTGGTTGTAGGCGGGGGGCCTGCCGGCTTAGGGGCCGCAATTGAAGCGGGGCGGCGGGGCGCTCGTGTCCTTGTGGCTGATGAACACGACAGGCCTGGTGGCCAGCTTTTCAAGCAGATCCATAAATTTTTTGGCTCACATGCTCACTATGCAGGCTCCCGGGGCTTTGAGATAGGAAATCGGCTTATCATCGATGCCCGGGATGCAGGTGTCACCGTGCTCCTTTCCACCAAGGTCCTGGGCATTTTCCCCGATCACAGAGTTTCTCTGCTGACGGACGGCCAGAAGGTTGTGACCATAAAGCCCCGGGCCTTGGTTCTTGCAACCGGTGGGGGAGAGCGGGGGGCCTCCTTTCCTGGATGGACCTTGCCCGGAGTCATCACCGCAGGGGCGGCACAAACCTTTTGTAATATTCACCGTGTGCTTCCAGGCAAACGGGTGGTGATGATGGGCTCCGGCAATGTTGGACTCATCGTCGCATATCAGCTTCTTCAGGCAGGGACAGATGTTATCGCTCTGGTCGAGGCCAAGGAGGAGATCGGCGGCTATCAGGTCCACGGCGCAAAAATTCTTAGGGCGGGAGTACCCATATATACCGGTCACACGGTCAAAGAGGCCAGGGGGAATACCCATGTGGAGGAGGTCGTTATTGCGGCTGTAGATACTGCCTGCAACGAAATTCCCGGCACCGAAAAGTCATTTCAGGCGGATACCCTTTGCCTTGCAGTCGGCCTCACGTCCGATCAACGCCTTGCAACCATGGCAGGCTGCCGTCTCTGTTTTTCTCCCGAATTCGGTGGGACGATTCCGTGGCACGATAAAGATCTTGAAACCTCGATTCCCGGTATCTTTGTTGCCGGCGATTGCGCCGGAATAGAGGAGGCCAATACCGCCCTGGATGAGGGACGTATCGCCGGTATCGGTGCCGCATGTGCCCTTGGAAGGATTTCCGAAGCAGAACGTGAGGCGGCGACGGCGGAGATCTGGGATCGGCTGAACGACCTTAGAAGCGGAAGTTTCGGCATCCGCCGCCGCATGGGAAAAGAGCGTATCATGCGGTCAGGTTATGGACAAGAAATCTCCTGCAGTGACTGTGGAGCCTCAGGTACGGTTACCGATAATACCGATAAGGTACCGGCGGAAAGCTGCCCTGACTCCTTTCTTATCGGCGATGATCATCCTCCTGTCGGTAAGGGAAAGAAGCCCGTTGCCGTTTTCTATTGTGACCAGGATATCCCCTGTAATCCCTGTATTTCCGCCTGCCCCGTTGGGGCGATTACCATGACTCCCTCCCTCACCGGTACTCCAAGGCTTGATTCTGATCTCTGTACCGGGTGCGGGCGCTGTCTTTCCGTCTGCCCGGGACAGGCGATCGTTCTCTTCCTGGAAGAGTATGGTCAGAGTCTATCGACCCTCACCTTTGTCTATGAATATCTTCCCTTACCGCAAAAAGGGGAACGGGTGCGGGCCGTTGATCGCTTCGGGTCTGTTGTGTGTAATGCAGAGGTGATTCGTGTATCACAGACGCAGCAGCAAAATCGTAGCCCGCTTGTCACCATCGCCTACGACCGATCATACGCTGGTCGGGTCCGTTTCATCGAAAGGAAAAGGGAGGAAATGTGAGGTCTCGTATTATTTGCCGATGTGAGGAAATAAGCGAAGAAGAGATTATCCGGGCGGTGCGGGCAGGCTGCCGGAGCGTTGCCGAGGTAAAACGCTTCTGTCGGGCCGGTATGGGGCTTTGCCAGGGACGAACATGCGGGCCTCTCGTCGCCTCCATCATTGCCAGGGAACTGGGAGTACCGAAAGAGGTCGTCGAGACGGACACTCCGCGCTTTCCTCTTTTTCCCGTTGCCTTAGAGGCTTTCTGCGAAGAAGTTAAGGATTGACACTCCTGGTCACTACCGTAAAAATGAATGTCGTTATGGGCATAGAAAACGTGAAAAGAATGATATTGTCCTTTTTATAAAGATGGCAGGCAGGAATAGTAGATGGCCGTTACAACAGTTTTTGTCTTATTTCCTTTTGCGCTCGTTGGAGCCGTGCTGTATAGCAGGCTTCTTATCGGAAAGTTGAATTTCTTCCAATTAATCGAAACCTTGCTGTGGAGAAAGGTACTTATCACAGTTACCTACATTTTTTCCATAATCATACTTACCCTTGTTTTGGTGTTCATTTCTTTTGCTCTTTTGATGGGAATTATC contains:
- a CDS encoding (2Fe-2S)-binding protein; its protein translation is MKRIIHHPILGEMEEKKLVTIFVDGKRIQAREGEPIAAALLSAGIDVFRHTKKGSPRSIFCGIGQCTDCSMIVDGVPNVRTCVTLVADGMIVETQEGVGVANL
- a CDS encoding (2Fe-2S)-binding protein; this translates as MRSRIICRCEEISEEEIIRAVRAGCRSVAEVKRFCRAGMGLCQGRTCGPLVASIIARELGVPKEVVETDTPRFPLFPVALEAFCEEVKD
- a CDS encoding amidohydrolase family protein codes for the protein MADLIIASIGTLIRSADRVEHDVDMHISGGTIVAIGKQLADGISDGTEVLDGRGKTIIPGFVNSHTHLYQCFLRGRSDTLALKSWSEAVTFPFAHLVHALDWEKGDIEGGYFWTIVGCMEMIRSGITAFVNMDLTLDSVFRAYKDTGMRAVGAVTAVNRWVPKELDQDFEERKREILRYIETWNEKKNGNEMIKVFIAPSTPFTCTEDFLLWQMEQAEAFDLGVQIHVSETRWEVEQSLREHGLMPLVYLDKIGFLRRPVMAVHCVHLTEEEIDIAVRKGVVPVYNPKSNMKLGSGVAPVSRMIGKGLLPALATDGAASNDLLDMFEEMRCGAGLQKAFCLDPKAVSAEDMFRMATENGASALGLNSGTLDPGKNADFVLLDMKKLWSSPVHDPVQNLVYCGTPSNVESVFIGGKAVLRDRCFTNIDEEGILDRALKLFEAKFGSVRGKGSLTAEF
- a CDS encoding M20 metallopeptidase family protein, with product MDKNEIGQRIIELRRTLHRQPELSGKEFETAKTIAAFMREAGAEVSTGIGGTGLKAVLRGKQPGRTIGFRADMDALPVDEENDLPYKSQVPGVMHACGHDSHVASVAGAFLYMKEFLTGGVPEEGNIVFIFQPAEERPPGGARFMIEEGVLKEPRIDVMVGLHNSPNFPVGMVIVPEGAVTAGSDLFELIIKGPGGHGARPEQCADTVLMACHFVVLLQSMVSRKYTPGQWPVISVGSISGGKAHNIIPQEVKVTGTVRSFRDDGMRIKEEMETILDSLVNLFGGEYSISYRFGYPSAVNAPGISELVRQTAREHDFFRWVETNLDRAYVSEDFGYFSSEVPSCYFTFGVGDDRKESPGQLHTGRFIMDDSVLPHISCLLCNIGLKYLSSGAELGSEEA
- a CDS encoding FAD-dependent oxidoreductase, with the protein product MPISKIVEDADLLVVGGGPAGLGAAIEAGRRGARVLVADEHDRPGGQLFKQIHKFFGSHAHYAGSRGFEIGNRLIIDARDAGVTVLLSTKVLGIFPDHRVSLLTDGQKVVTIKPRALVLATGGGERGASFPGWTLPGVITAGAAQTFCNIHRVLPGKRVVMMGSGNVGLIVAYQLLQAGTDVIALVEAKEEIGGYQVHGAKILRAGVPIYTGHTVKEARGNTHVEEVVIAAVDTACNEIPGTEKSFQADTLCLAVGLTSDQRLATMAGCRLCFSPEFGGTIPWHDKDLETSIPGIFVAGDCAGIEEANTALDEGRIAGIGAACALGRISEAEREAATAEIWDRLNDLRSGSFGIRRRMGKERIMRSGYGQEISCSDCGASGTVTDNTDKVPAESCPDSFLIGDDHPPVGKGKKPVAVFYCDQDIPCNPCISACPVGAITMTPSLTGTPRLDSDLCTGCGRCLSVCPGQAIVLFLEEYGQSLSTLTFVYEYLPLPQKGERVRAVDRFGSVVCNAEVIRVSQTQQQNRSPLVTIAYDRSYAGRVRFIERKREEM